Part of the Leptolyngbya sp. BL0902 genome, AGGGGAAGCAGGCATGGAGACGGCCTAGGGGGTACAGATTTGGCGATCCTGGGGCGTCAGTCCCTCGCCGTGGCGGAGGTAGTCTTGCACCCAATCGCAGGCATAGGCGACAAAGTCGAGGGTCATAATTTGCTCCATGTCCCAGACGATCAACTGGCCGTTGTCGCTGCCGGAGTAGAGCAGGTTGCCCCCGGCATTGAAGGTGAGGGCGGTGATGATTCCCCCTTGGCCAGGGAGAATGGTACGAAGGGTGCCGTCTTGGTGCCACAGTTTAATCGATCCATCAATGCCTCCGGTGGCGATAGTGTGGCCGTCGGGGCTGAAGGCCACCCGCGTCAGGCCATCGCTTTGGCCAGGGATTGGTTGGAGAGGGCCGTTGGGGTAAGTCCAGAGGTAGAGGGTATCGTCTAGGCTGGTGGCGGCTAGGCGTTGGCCATCAGGACTCCAGGCAATGCCCCACACGGCCCCGGCATTGGCAATGGGAGTGCCGATCAGGGTGCCATCGGTGCGCCATAGTTTGACTGTGCCCTCCTCGCTGGCCGAAGCCAGGGTGGGGGCCTGGGAGCTAAACGCCAGTTGCCAAATGCGCGAACTGTGGGCTTTAAACCGGGTTTTCACTGCCCCCGTAGCGTCGCGGATTTGGATGGTGCCGTCATCGGTGCCCACGGCGAGGAAGAAGGCCTCTGCGTTCGAGGGGGGTAAGTCGGAACTCGGTGGTGCCTGCAAAGCTAGCCCAAAACCGCTGCCGAGGGTCGTGTCAGGTTGCCAAGGATCGGGCGTTGTGGGCAAAGTCCCCTGATCGAGGGTGAGGCGGTGCAGCCCTGATGTACTGGCGGTAAACAGAAGGTTGCCCGTGGGATCAAAGGCTCCGGCCCTGGGGTCAAAGGCTAGGGTATGGAGCCGTTCTGAATCCCGCCAGATATTCACTTCTCCAGCGGATCCCATGGAGGCAAAGGTGCGGCCATCGGAGCTGGCGGAGAGCGACCAAATGGTGTCGGTATGGCCTACCAGTTCTCGCATCAGGTAGAGATTACGCTGCCAGAGGCGCACGGTGCCGTCGTCGCTGGCGGAGGCGGCAAAGGTGCCATCTGGCCCTAGGGCGGCGTCGCGAATGGTGGCCCGATGCCCCCGCACGGTGCGAATAAAGGTACCGTCACTCTGCCAAATATGGGCTCTACCATCCTTGCCGCTGGCCGCGATAAACGCACCATTGTCGCTACAGGCCACCCCCAGCAGAGGAGCCGAATTCGGCGGGGTGAGGGTTTGCACAAGCTGGCCCTTCCTATCCCACACCTTCACCGTTTGGTCGGAACTGGCGGACACAATCTGATCGCGGCCGGGGCAAACATCCACATCCCACACCTCCGCCCGGTGCCCCACCAAGGACGGTAGCGGCTCCCCATTGGTCCGCCAGCGCTGCACCGTGCCATCCACCACCGCCGCGATTACCTCGTCCCCATCGGCACTAAACACCACGTTCCAGGGAATGCTGGTGGTGGGTAGGGTTTGGGCTAGGGTGCCATCGGTGCGCCAAACCTTGATGGTGCGATCCCCGCCCGCCGAGGCCATCCACTGGCCATTGGGGCTGGTGCCCACTCCCCACACAGGCTGATCGTGGGCCTGGATTTGGAGCTGCTGCTGCCCCTCTAAATCCCACACCTGTAGGGTGCCGTCTAGGCTTCCGGTGATGATCCGCTGGGAGTCGGCGGTGAAGGCCACCCGATGCACCGTATTTTGGTGCTCTAGGCGATGCACCAGGCGACCATCCCTGGCCCACAAAACTACGGTTCTATCATTGCTGCCCGTGGCGATCCACTGGCCATCAGGGCTAATGTCCACCGTCAGCACGCCCCCCCGATGCCCGGTCAGGCGGTTGCGTTCATTGCTGCCAAAGACGGTTTGATTCAGCACCGCATTCACCCCATCGCGCAGGGCCACCCCAGGGGACTGCACCCGCCCTAGGGCGCGGTAGGCTCGCAGCGCTTCCACCATGGCATCCAACTGCTGGTGAGAGGTAAACTGCCCATTGGAGGAGGAAGTCAGCGCCTTCACTTCCCCCAGTTGGCTCCGCTGATACTGCTGCCAGGTGATCCAGCTTAGGCCCAAGGCCCCCACCAAGGCCGTAGAAACGACCCCCAGCAGCACGGTTCTGAGCTGCGCCACCTGGCGGGTTTGCCGCAGGCTTTGGTTTTCGGCCTGGAGTCGTTCGTTCTCTAGGTTTTGCTGAATACGCCGCTGTTCCGCCTCCTGGCTGGCCTGAAAGAAGCGGTAGTCTAAATCCCCCAGCCGCCGACTTTGGGGCTTAGCCCAATCCAACACCTGGCGCAGGGTTTCCCCGCGCAGCAGCCGCGACTCATCGCCATAGCCCGAGGCCACCCAGGCATTGAGGGCTTGGGCGTAGGGGCGCAGATTGTCTAACTGGGTTTGAATCCAGGCTTCGGAAAACACCGCCCGATAAATGGGATTTTTCACCCGCAGGGTTCCTTCCACCTGGGCCACCAGCCCCGACAGCAGCAGTTCCCGCTGGGCCGAACTGCCGTCGAAGGGCACCTCCTCCTGGGCTAGCACCCGCTGGTAGAGGGCCAGCAGCCGGGGGGCGCGTTGCTCATTGTGGAGCAGCCGATCCCGAATGGTGCGGAGATGTTCTGGGTTGTCCTGGCTTTCCCAGTGGTCGATCACGTAATCGCGCACCAGCCGCGCCACCCATAAATCCTCCCCTCCCGGCGGCATGGGCAACGGCTCCCTAGGATTGACCTGGGCCAGACTCATCACCCGCTGACAGAGCTTTTGGGTGAGAAAGGGCTGGCCTCCCGTCCAGTGGAGAATGGCGGCTAGCACGGCCTCTGGATGGCAGATCTGAGGCCCAAACCCCGTTAGAAGAGGCTGACTTTCCGCCAGGGTAAAGTCCTGGAGATCAATGGCGCGGCCAATGTTGAAGGGGGTGCGCTGGGGGTCGCGAATCAAATCTGAGGGGGTGGCCACGCCAAACAGCCCCCAGGTGAGGCGGCCATAGTCGGCCTGGTGAACCCGCTGTTCGTGGCAGGCGCGGATGAAGGCGAAGAAGTCGTTGGCGGGAAAGTCGAGGCTCAGCACGCTGTCGATTTCGTCTACCAAAATAAACAGGCGGCTGTGGGGCAGGTGCTCAAAGATTTCATCAATCAGCAGCCGTAACTGCTGCACGGGGGGGAGGGAACCCCAGGTTTGCCAGCGATCATTGATGTTGATGGAGCCAAGGAGGTGCAGCTCCCGCAGCACTACCACCATCACCCCCCGATACCACTGCTCCATCGACACCTGATCGCTGCCTAGTTCGGTCATATCCAGATAGATGCAGCGATGTCCGGCCTGCTCTAGGCGCTGACGAATCCGCGTTCTCAGGCTAGATTTGCCCATTTGGCGGGCATTGAACACGTAGCAAAACTCCCCTGCCAATAGCCCCTCCCAGAGCTGCTGATCCGCTGCCCGCACCACGTAGGTTTCAGCATCGGCAGTCAGGCTTCCGCCAGCCTGGTAGAGATGGGGCAAGGGACGAACAGTCACAGGGGGCCAGAGAATGCATCAGAAATGGGGCAGCGGGCAGGCAAAAAACAGTCTGGAAGCACCCTAGGATGCGGGTTGAAACAGGGGTTCCCCACCCGCCGTCAGGCTAGAGATCGGCGTAGAGAGCGGAAAAATAGTCTCGGCAGAGGTGACAACGTACCCGAACTCGCCCAGATTCAAGCTGCACGATCCCCATGGCCTCTAGGCGGTGAGCAACAGAAGCTGGTAACACCACAGGCTGATCCGAGGCAATCACCTGCTGCCAAGCTTTTTCCAGATCGGGGGACTGCTGAAAAATCGCCCACAGCCGATGCAAATACTCGCGGTAAATGCCGTCGTCGGTGGCGGCCTGATCGATCAACTGCTGGCTTGTAAAATGGCCCGACTGAAGCCAATAGAACGCGATTTGTAAGAGGTAGGGGTGGCCTCCTACCCGGATGAGCAGACGGTTGATATCATCCTCACTCACCCCCTGATTGGCCAGATGATGGCGCTGGGCCAAGTCCTCCGCTTGGGTGCGGGTCAGCAGGGGCAATTCGAGGGGGAGCCCCACGTTGAAGGGAGACTGGTGGGTTTGCAAGGGCAGATCAAGCTCGGCGGCATAGGCCATCACCAGCCGCAACTGCCCCCACTCTGGGCTACTGCGGGCCTGCTCGTACCAGGAACGCAGCATGGCGAAAAAATTGCTGGCAATCGTGGGGTACTCGGCCAGGTGGTGCAGGGTATCGATGGCCACTACCACAGGCATAGCCAGCCGACTGAGCACCTGGTCTTGTATAAATGTGGTGCAACTGAGTTTGCTGCCAGCACTGGCAAACCAATAGTCGTCCACATTCAGATTGAAGTTAAACTTCTGGCTGATGGCCCAGCAAAACCAGCGGGCAAAGGCATCAAAGCTCTCGAAGGCGGAGGCATCGGCCTGACGCATATCGATCAGGGCTACGGGCATCCCCTCCCGCTGCGCCTGTCCGAGGAGTCGGTGAATCAGCGATGTCTTGCCCATCCCCCAAGCCCCCTTGATGCGAAGCAGACTGCCCGACTGTTGCAGCGCCCGATGGGCCATCTCCTCTAGGGGTGGACGTTCTACATACCATGACGACTGAAAGGGCAGGGGCGATCCAGGAAACTCAATCGACTTTTCCCCCACCACCGTCGCTGCTGGCATTCCCAAGGGGTTTCGATCCTCCGGCTGTCGGGCGACTTCCGCCAGGATAAACCGCAGGCGTTTTTTGCTCACCGGGTAGCCTAGGTGCTGGGAGAGGGCTTGCCACAGCCGGGAGCCGATATCTTTGAGGTATCCCTCCTCATAGCCCGTGTCTACCGCCATGTCTCGGTAGCGCTGATCTTGCCAAGTACGGATAAAAACGAGTTCTTCAACGTAGCTCAACTGCTGTGGCGCTAGAATCTGTTTCACAATCTCCAGGGCCGCTTTCACATCCATGGACTGTGGTGAAAAAGGAGTCATTGTTTATAGGTGGCTACGTTACTAAAAAGTCTGATCGGTTAGCTAAGTCTGCTGAATCGACTAGGTGGGCTCAAGGGGCTTGGGGTAAGGACTGAAACCCTGTCAGCTTGCCCATATTAGCGCCAATGCTGCTTTTTCTATCAATCAGCCGATCAAGCTTAAAAAAGCATCATTTAGGTTAACGCTAGCTATCATTCCTACGGCCTAGGCTGAGAGATTGACGTCCTATAAGCTTAGGACAAAGCTGGCTATAGGTCATCCCTGACAACCGTAGAACTACTGGAAATCTGACCCAGCATTTAGCCTACCCTCTGGTCTGATAGCGAAGACATCGCTCTGAATCTAGACTCTGAATCTAGACCTTGGGGCAGGCGATCTGCGGCCATAGCCTTGAGTCTGGGGCGACGGTAGCCATCACAATGGGCGGGATTTCGCTATTCTGGATCTGGATTTTTCTGGCCCAACGACC contains:
- a CDS encoding AAA-like domain-containing protein; this encodes MTPFSPQSMDVKAALEIVKQILAPQQLSYVEELVFIRTWQDQRYRDMAVDTGYEEGYLKDIGSRLWQALSQHLGYPVSKKRLRFILAEVARQPEDRNPLGMPAATVVGEKSIEFPGSPLPFQSSWYVERPPLEEMAHRALQQSGSLLRIKGAWGMGKTSLIHRLLGQAQREGMPVALIDMRQADASAFESFDAFARWFCWAISQKFNFNLNVDDYWFASAGSKLSCTTFIQDQVLSRLAMPVVVAIDTLHHLAEYPTIASNFFAMLRSWYEQARSSPEWGQLRLVMAYAAELDLPLQTHQSPFNVGLPLELPLLTRTQAEDLAQRHHLANQGVSEDDINRLLIRVGGHPYLLQIAFYWLQSGHFTSQQLIDQAATDDGIYREYLHRLWAIFQQSPDLEKAWQQVIASDQPVVLPASVAHRLEAMGIVQLESGRVRVRCHLCRDYFSALYADL
- a CDS encoding AAA-like domain-containing protein → MTVRPLPHLYQAGGSLTADAETYVVRAADQQLWEGLLAGEFCYVFNARQMGKSSLRTRIRQRLEQAGHRCIYLDMTELGSDQVSMEQWYRGVMVVVLRELHLLGSININDRWQTWGSLPPVQQLRLLIDEIFEHLPHSRLFILVDEIDSVLSLDFPANDFFAFIRACHEQRVHQADYGRLTWGLFGVATPSDLIRDPQRTPFNIGRAIDLQDFTLAESQPLLTGFGPQICHPEAVLAAILHWTGGQPFLTQKLCQRVMSLAQVNPREPLPMPPGGEDLWVARLVRDYVIDHWESQDNPEHLRTIRDRLLHNEQRAPRLLALYQRVLAQEEVPFDGSSAQRELLLSGLVAQVEGTLRVKNPIYRAVFSEAWIQTQLDNLRPYAQALNAWVASGYGDESRLLRGETLRQVLDWAKPQSRRLGDLDYRFFQASQEAEQRRIQQNLENERLQAENQSLRQTRQVAQLRTVLLGVVSTALVGALGLSWITWQQYQRSQLGEVKALTSSSNGQFTSHQQLDAMVEALRAYRALGRVQSPGVALRDGVNAVLNQTVFGSNERNRLTGHRGGVLTVDISPDGQWIATGSNDRTVVLWARDGRLVHRLEHQNTVHRVAFTADSQRIITGSLDGTLQVWDLEGQQQLQIQAHDQPVWGVGTSPNGQWMASAGGDRTIKVWRTDGTLAQTLPTTSIPWNVVFSADGDEVIAAVVDGTVQRWRTNGEPLPSLVGHRAEVWDVDVCPGRDQIVSASSDQTVKVWDRKGQLVQTLTPPNSAPLLGVACSDNGAFIAASGKDGRAHIWQSDGTFIRTVRGHRATIRDAALGPDGTFAASASDDGTVRLWQRNLYLMRELVGHTDTIWSLSASSDGRTFASMGSAGEVNIWRDSERLHTLAFDPRAGAFDPTGNLLFTASTSGLHRLTLDQGTLPTTPDPWQPDTTLGSGFGLALQAPPSSDLPPSNAEAFFLAVGTDDGTIQIRDATGAVKTRFKAHSSRIWQLAFSSQAPTLASASEEGTVKLWRTDGTLIGTPIANAGAVWGIAWSPDGQRLAATSLDDTLYLWTYPNGPLQPIPGQSDGLTRVAFSPDGHTIATGGIDGSIKLWHQDGTLRTILPGQGGIITALTFNAGGNLLYSGSDNGQLIVWDMEQIMTLDFVAYACDWVQDYLRHGEGLTPQDRQICTP